A genomic stretch from Fodinibius salinus includes:
- a CDS encoding 6-bladed beta-propeller gives MRKLLLIILLYLFCNSLVVAQSHQYKGEQNKVALHLKKTIPLQENLQLLGKVNDFTVGSDGDIFVVDKQNATIIKYNTKGIQEQIIGKRGRGPFEYLNPSLISNRDDTLYLWDSKQLRFTAITKSGKHLLQLSDFSTAVADIRKYQNYVITYNTGGGHDSIITVYDLKNQKKIKEIGAKTNEHILLMVLKGSGALDIQNGELFYARADDPNLHKINLGDFSQDTYSVTIPDFSVDKVQGSARQIVNTDKKSCLITFRKTAGQWKYMP, from the coding sequence ATGAGAAAATTATTATTAATTATTCTTTTGTATCTGTTTTGCAATTCCTTAGTAGTGGCTCAATCTCATCAATATAAGGGTGAGCAAAATAAGGTGGCTTTACATTTAAAGAAGACCATTCCTTTGCAGGAAAACTTACAATTATTAGGTAAGGTGAACGATTTTACTGTAGGTTCGGATGGGGATATTTTTGTTGTTGACAAGCAAAACGCAACAATAATAAAATACAATACAAAAGGGATTCAAGAACAGATTATTGGGAAAAGAGGACGAGGGCCTTTTGAATATCTAAATCCGTCGTTAATTTCAAACAGAGATGATACATTATACCTCTGGGATTCAAAGCAGTTACGTTTTACAGCAATTACAAAATCGGGCAAACATCTTTTGCAGTTATCAGATTTTAGTACTGCAGTTGCTGATATTAGAAAGTACCAGAATTATGTTATAACATATAATACCGGAGGTGGTCATGATTCTATTATCACAGTATATGATCTGAAAAATCAAAAGAAAATTAAAGAAATTGGTGCCAAGACTAATGAGCACATTTTATTAATGGTACTTAAAGGAAGTGGGGCATTAGATATTCAGAATGGTGAATTATTTTATGCAAGAGCTGATGATCCTAATCTACACAAGATCAATTTGGGGGATTTTTCACAAGATACATATTCGGTAACCATTCCTGATTTTTCTGTTGATAAGGTTCAGGGTTCTGCCCGCCAAATAGTAAATACTGACAAAAAAAGTTGTTTGATTACCTTTCGCAAAACAGCAGGACAATGGAAGTATATGCCTTAA
- a CDS encoding class I SAM-dependent methyltransferase translates to MALKLRSPQFERASLLVPEETSKLQKKINGNICSKEGDEYDITNNIIDLLGNDQVPMSWAQSSNHWKVTAALYEDIWRKRSLSILTGEEFPIDKERELLIDWLNPQPDKLYLDIGCSTALYGRLLKKSEPECKVVSLDFSRQMLDEARLKSEAEGADHYLLRADARHLPFFGATFDGLMMGGTLNELTDPLKVLYEARRVVKKDGTFFMMHLVKADAWYVRLLQDSAEFGGIKFWTIKESNQLFERAGFTVADQFSKGIVCFTKLIPA, encoded by the coding sequence ATGGCATTGAAATTACGGTCCCCTCAATTTGAACGTGCTTCGCTATTAGTCCCCGAAGAAACATCGAAGCTTCAGAAAAAAATTAACGGTAATATCTGCTCGAAAGAAGGTGATGAGTATGATATCACCAACAATATTATTGATCTTTTGGGTAATGACCAGGTGCCAATGTCGTGGGCGCAAAGTTCCAATCACTGGAAAGTGACAGCCGCGCTCTATGAAGATATTTGGCGTAAACGATCGCTTTCTATTCTTACCGGTGAAGAATTCCCCATCGATAAAGAACGCGAACTGTTGATTGACTGGTTGAATCCACAGCCTGATAAGCTGTATCTGGATATTGGTTGTTCTACGGCACTTTACGGCCGACTGTTAAAAAAGTCGGAACCAGAATGCAAGGTTGTATCACTTGATTTCTCTCGGCAGATGCTGGATGAGGCACGGCTCAAGTCGGAAGCGGAGGGCGCCGACCATTATTTACTGCGGGCAGATGCGCGCCATCTTCCATTTTTTGGGGCTACTTTCGATGGACTGATGATGGGCGGTACGCTTAATGAGCTTACTGATCCGCTGAAAGTGTTGTACGAAGCACGGCGCGTGGTCAAAAAGGACGGGACTTTTTTTATGATGCATCTCGTAAAAGCGGATGCTTGGTATGTCCGGTTGCTGCAGGATTCGGCCGAGTTTGGCGGAATCAAATTCTGGACGATCAAGGAGAGCAACCAGCTGTTTGAGCGAGCCGGATTTACCGTAGCTGACCAGTTCTCAAAAGGCATAGTGTGTTTTACGAAGCTAATTCCCGCCTAA
- a CDS encoding SAM hydrolase/SAM-dependent halogenase family protein: MRNVITLTTDFGLQDYYVSAMKGVMLDIAPDVRMVDISHDIPSQDIMAGSWILKNSAMLFPKGTVHAVVVDPGVGTDRDPIAIKIADQYFVGPDNGIFSLLIEEHPYEAVRLTNAEYWRDNPSNTFHGRDIFAPVAAHLSQGVNLEELGESAEDLKTYRWTVPITDKNGIEGMVMHIDKFGNLVTNITADHVEDVIGDRKVRIYIGNTILDNIADTFGDVADGEPVAYIGSSGMLEVGINKGDAQQMLGIQKGAQISLILQKQAES; encoded by the coding sequence ATGCGTAATGTGATTACCCTTACGACCGACTTTGGTCTGCAGGATTACTATGTGAGTGCCATGAAGGGGGTTATGTTGGATATTGCTCCTGATGTACGCATGGTCGATATATCACACGATATTCCTTCGCAGGATATTATGGCTGGTTCCTGGATCCTTAAAAATTCTGCAATGCTTTTCCCCAAGGGAACGGTGCATGCTGTGGTAGTTGATCCGGGAGTGGGAACTGACCGCGATCCCATAGCGATCAAAATTGCTGATCAATATTTTGTAGGTCCCGATAATGGTATTTTTTCACTTCTAATTGAAGAGCATCCCTACGAGGCGGTTCGGTTAACAAATGCAGAATATTGGAGAGATAATCCTTCAAATACTTTTCATGGACGAGATATTTTTGCTCCCGTTGCCGCCCATCTTAGCCAAGGTGTGAACTTGGAAGAGCTAGGTGAATCTGCTGAGGATTTAAAAACCTACCGGTGGACGGTACCTATTACTGATAAAAACGGTATTGAAGGTATGGTTATGCATATCGACAAGTTTGGAAACCTGGTGACAAATATTACCGCCGATCATGTTGAGGATGTGATAGGTGATAGGAAGGTGCGTATTTATATAGGCAATACCATCCTGGATAATATTGCGGACACTTTTGGTGATGTAGCCGATGGTGAGCCTGTGGCTTACATCGGTAGTTCGGGTATGCTAGAGGTAGGTATTAATAAGGGAGATGCCCAACAGATGCTTGGAATCCAAAAAGGAGCACAAATCTCATTAATTCTGCAGAAGCAGGCCGAATCCTGA
- the dnaN gene encoding DNA polymerase III subunit beta: MKFNISSDELVDALSAVSGAVPNKATLPILETILFESEGEQLRLTATDLEISIVESVDADIDEGGAVAIPARRLTETLRQLPDIPVAFEVDEKFNIKFRTDKGTYKLVGEDPDEFPEIPDLDEGHTLDAGKDNILKAIDKTLFAVSNDDLRPAMMGVYFDIGPEESKFVATDGHRLVKYIKEDLTSDEEIDFIVPEKALNLVQKALHDEECKMTITDDHVRFKSGNTIVITRLINEQYPNYESVIPKDNQKELFITKDQMLATVKRVAIFSSSTTRQIRLQMNSDNLTIRAEDIDMSSEAKETIACEYDDDEMEIGFNAKYLADVLSNVDGEEVYFEFSTPNRAGIVKPSEEEEDEQILMLVMPVMLNTYA; this comes from the coding sequence ATGAAATTTAATATCTCAAGTGATGAATTAGTAGACGCTCTGTCTGCAGTTTCGGGAGCTGTTCCCAACAAAGCAACTCTTCCTATTCTCGAAACTATTTTATTTGAAAGTGAGGGAGAGCAGTTACGCCTTACTGCTACCGATCTGGAAATTTCAATTGTAGAATCTGTTGATGCAGATATTGACGAAGGTGGTGCGGTTGCTATTCCTGCACGCCGGCTGACAGAGACACTTCGTCAGCTTCCCGACATTCCGGTGGCTTTTGAAGTAGATGAAAAATTTAATATTAAGTTTCGGACTGACAAAGGTACATATAAGTTAGTGGGCGAAGATCCCGATGAGTTTCCCGAAATACCTGATCTTGATGAGGGCCATACGTTGGATGCGGGCAAAGACAATATCCTGAAAGCTATTGACAAAACGCTCTTTGCCGTTTCCAATGATGACTTGCGTCCTGCTATGATGGGCGTTTATTTTGATATTGGTCCCGAAGAGAGCAAATTTGTAGCCACTGATGGTCATCGCCTTGTTAAATATATCAAAGAAGATTTAACAAGTGATGAGGAAATTGATTTTATTGTTCCGGAAAAGGCGTTAAACCTGGTTCAAAAAGCATTGCATGATGAGGAGTGTAAGATGACCATCACTGACGACCATGTGCGCTTTAAGAGTGGAAATACGATTGTCATCACCCGGTTAATTAACGAACAGTATCCCAATTATGAGTCGGTTATCCCTAAAGACAATCAAAAAGAACTGTTCATTACGAAAGATCAAATGCTGGCAACGGTGAAGCGTGTAGCCATATTTTCAAGTTCTACTACACGGCAAATTCGTTTACAGATGAATTCGGATAATTTGACCATCCGTGCCGAGGACATCGATATGAGCAGCGAGGCCAAAGAGACTATTGCTTGTGAGTATGATGATGATGAGATGGAAATTGGGTTCAATGCTAAATATTTGGCAGATGTACTTAGCAATGTTGATGGTGAAGAGGTCTATTTTGAATTTTCTACTCCCAACAGGGCCGGTATTGTAAAACCTTCTGAAGAGGAAGAGGATGAGCAAATTCTTATGCTTGTGATGCCAGTGATGCTTAATACCTATGCGTAA
- the miaA gene encoding tRNA (adenosine(37)-N6)-dimethylallyltransferase MiaA: MQILLLGPTAVGKTALSTSLARQLNAEIISVDSRQCYKYMDIGTATPTEEEQNGIPHYNLSIIDPDQKDNVANFHKRAMQWKNEIQSRDNNVLFVGGSTLHTQCVIQPLDDVPSANEQNIADLEARIEKEGIDPLYQKLREVDPEYAHNMDGKNTQRIVRALDVWMQTGRAFSSFHSDDDTLTVPNDMIVFGLQRERQQLYDRINRRVDNMFAQGFLDEVRAILEKGYSLDDPGLNTVGYKQAIAFLNNEMSREQMISNMKTKTRRYAKQQLSWFRRWEFINWINLEKYNQDQAQDFILQQLAAKANNN; encoded by the coding sequence TTGCAAATACTCTTGCTCGGTCCTACAGCAGTGGGCAAAACGGCACTTTCAACCAGTTTAGCCCGGCAGCTCAATGCCGAAATTATATCCGTCGATTCCAGACAGTGTTATAAGTATATGGACATTGGTACAGCCACCCCCACCGAAGAAGAGCAGAACGGCATTCCACATTATAACCTCTCCATTATCGACCCGGACCAGAAAGACAATGTCGCAAACTTTCACAAGCGCGCTATGCAGTGGAAAAACGAAATTCAATCCCGTGATAACAATGTTCTTTTTGTAGGCGGCAGCACCCTGCATACCCAATGCGTTATACAGCCGCTGGATGACGTACCCAGTGCAAATGAACAAAATATTGCCGATCTCGAAGCCCGCATAGAGAAAGAGGGGATAGACCCCCTGTATCAAAAACTCAGGGAAGTAGATCCAGAGTATGCCCACAACATGGACGGCAAAAACACCCAGCGCATCGTTCGTGCACTCGATGTGTGGATGCAAACCGGCCGTGCTTTTAGTTCTTTTCATTCTGATGACGATACTCTTACCGTTCCTAATGATATGATTGTCTTTGGCCTGCAGCGCGAGCGGCAACAGTTATATGACCGCATTAACCGCCGCGTGGACAATATGTTTGCACAAGGATTTTTGGATGAGGTGCGTGCCATCCTCGAGAAGGGCTACTCGCTGGATGATCCGGGACTTAACACCGTAGGATATAAGCAGGCTATCGCATTTTTAAACAACGAAATGAGCCGCGAACAGATGATCAGTAATATGAAAACCAAGACTCGGCGCTATGCCAAGCAGCAGCTTTCCTGGTTCCGGCGTTGGGAGTTTATCAACTGGATTAACTTAGAAAAATATAATCAAGATCAGGCTCAAGATTTTATCCTTCAACAATTAGCAGCTAAGGCAAATAACAATTAA
- the purS gene encoding phosphoribosylformylglycinamidine synthase subunit PurS, whose protein sequence is MYKATVNVTLRKSILDPKGKAAQHALTDLGLTNIDNVRIGKLIELDIDADDKDEAFDIAETACSKLLANEVMEDFEIEIHEN, encoded by the coding sequence ATGTATAAAGCCACTGTAAACGTCACACTTCGTAAGTCTATTTTAGATCCCAAAGGCAAAGCTGCACAGCATGCCCTCACTGATCTCGGCTTAACAAATATCGATAACGTACGGATCGGCAAACTAATAGAGTTGGATATTGATGCCGACGATAAAGATGAGGCATTCGATATTGCCGAAACGGCATGCTCGAAGCTGCTAGCCAACGAAGTGATGGAAGATTTTGAAATTGAGATCCACGAAAATTAA
- a CDS encoding ATP-dependent Clp protease adaptor ClpS — translation MYHSLFSIWGSDPDVEKEEDKPGVGVEVLQKEQEDEEEKTPWRVILYDDDIHTFDEVIGQLKKALKCNQARAEKLTRKVHNEGKAEVFKGNFEECFKVNGVLKEIQLITEIKG, via the coding sequence ATGTATCATTCGCTTTTTAGCATTTGGGGATCTGATCCCGATGTCGAAAAAGAAGAAGACAAACCCGGGGTAGGGGTTGAGGTTCTGCAAAAAGAACAGGAGGACGAAGAAGAGAAGACCCCGTGGAGAGTTATTTTATATGATGACGATATCCATACCTTTGATGAGGTTATCGGACAACTCAAAAAAGCACTAAAATGTAATCAAGCACGCGCCGAAAAATTAACCCGGAAGGTACATAACGAGGGCAAAGCCGAAGTCTTTAAAGGAAACTTTGAAGAATGTTTTAAAGTGAACGGCGTACTTAAGGAAATACAACTTATCACCGAAATAAAAGGATAA
- the purQ gene encoding phosphoribosylformylglycinamidine synthase subunit PurQ, protein MSAKLGVIVFPGSNCDHDAYHALAHIMNAETTFLWHKDTDLSDIDFLLIPGGFSYGDYLRSGAIARFSPIMQSVIQFANQGRPVLGICNGFQILLEAGLLPGAMLHNEQLRFVCKHTHIRCETSDTLFTRNIVPGSVLQVPVAHGEGNYTTDQDQLKQLQDNDQIVFRYCNEGGETTDEANFNGSIDNIAGICNTNRNILGMMPHPERAVEKLLGSDDGKQIFESVLEELAVA, encoded by the coding sequence GTGTCTGCTAAATTAGGAGTAATCGTTTTTCCCGGTTCTAACTGCGACCATGATGCGTATCATGCACTCGCTCATATCATGAATGCCGAAACCACTTTTCTCTGGCATAAAGATACCGATCTTTCTGATATCGACTTTTTACTTATTCCCGGCGGTTTTTCATACGGTGATTATCTTCGATCCGGTGCCATTGCACGCTTTTCCCCCATTATGCAATCGGTTATACAATTTGCCAACCAAGGCCGACCGGTACTGGGAATTTGTAATGGGTTTCAAATTCTGCTTGAAGCGGGGCTGTTGCCCGGTGCAATGCTTCATAATGAACAGCTGCGCTTTGTCTGTAAGCACACGCACATTCGATGCGAAACATCCGACACGCTTTTTACCCGCAATATTGTCCCTGGCAGTGTGCTGCAAGTTCCCGTAGCCCACGGCGAAGGTAATTACACTACAGATCAAGATCAGCTGAAGCAATTGCAGGATAACGACCAGATTGTATTTCGATACTGCAACGAGGGAGGAGAAACTACTGACGAAGCCAACTTCAACGGCTCAATCGATAACATTGCCGGTATTTGTAATACCAATCGTAATATTTTGGGAATGATGCCACATCCTGAACGTGCTGTTGAAAAGTTGCTGGGTTCTGATGACGGAAAACAAATTTTCGAATCTGTGCTTGAGGAATTAGCTGTCGCATAA
- the lptB gene encoding LPS export ABC transporter ATP-binding protein, translated as MAEASKNKTLYSKGLTKSYKKRTVVSDVSIDVTQGEIVGLLGPNGAGKTTTFYMFVGLVTPDSGQIFLDDQNLTGLPMYKRARMGVGYLSQEASVFRNLTVRQNLESILQFFDLSSQDINERVDQLIEEFGLERVVDSKGHSLSGGERRRTEIARALVTDPDFILLDEPFAGVDPIAVEDIQDIVAQLKYRNIGIFITDHNVHETLAITDRAYLLFEGKILKEGSADQLAEDKEARRLYLGNQFRLDRYSGPPKEEE; from the coding sequence ATGGCAGAGGCATCAAAAAACAAAACGCTATATAGTAAGGGCCTCACCAAAAGCTACAAAAAGCGTACCGTTGTTTCTGATGTTTCTATTGATGTTACGCAGGGCGAAATTGTAGGACTGCTCGGCCCGAACGGAGCGGGTAAAACCACAACTTTTTATATGTTTGTAGGTTTAGTTACACCCGACAGCGGCCAAATTTTTCTTGATGATCAAAACCTTACCGGTTTGCCCATGTATAAACGCGCACGGATGGGCGTTGGCTATTTGTCGCAAGAAGCCAGTGTATTCCGTAATTTGACCGTACGCCAAAACCTGGAATCTATTTTACAGTTTTTTGATCTGTCTAGCCAAGATATTAATGAGCGCGTAGATCAGCTTATTGAAGAGTTCGGGCTGGAACGGGTAGTCGACAGTAAGGGACACAGCCTTTCGGGCGGAGAGCGCCGTAGAACCGAAATTGCTCGTGCGCTTGTCACTGATCCTGACTTTATTCTGCTGGATGAACCATTTGCCGGCGTTGATCCTATTGCTGTTGAGGATATACAAGATATTGTAGCCCAACTTAAATATCGTAACATTGGTATTTTTATTACCGATCATAACGTCCACGAAACACTGGCTATTACTGATCGGGCCTATCTGCTGTTTGAGGGAAAAATTCTTAAAGAAGGATCTGCTGATCAGCTGGCCGAAGATAAAGAAGCGCGACGGCTGTATCTGGGTAACCAGTTTCGCCTGGACCGATACAGCGGACCGCCAAAAGAGGAAGAATAA
- a CDS encoding rhodanese-like domain-containing protein yields MEEITVQEFKEKLEDNDSNVLLLDVREPFEQYQSKIEYDNSTLIPVDQLPNRLDEIESHKDQEIVCMCRSGSRSAQACELLEKKGFENVMNLKGGINQWAKDIDNSLPVY; encoded by the coding sequence ATGGAAGAAATTACTGTACAAGAGTTTAAAGAAAAGTTAGAAGATAACGACTCCAATGTACTACTACTGGATGTACGGGAACCGTTTGAGCAATATCAGTCTAAAATTGAGTATGACAACTCAACTTTAATACCGGTTGACCAGCTGCCAAACAGGCTCGATGAAATTGAATCACATAAAGACCAAGAAATAGTTTGTATGTGCCGCAGCGGTAGCCGTAGTGCCCAAGCTTGTGAGTTATTAGAAAAGAAAGGATTCGAAAACGTAATGAACCTGAAAGGCGGCATTAACCAATGGGCCAAAGATATTGATAACAGTCTGCCGGTATACTAG